Proteins encoded together in one Coffea arabica cultivar ET-39 chromosome 2c, Coffea Arabica ET-39 HiFi, whole genome shotgun sequence window:
- the LOC140035240 gene encoding uncharacterized protein isoform X2: MALLPARRQFSSWSARNLKRELRELMAEFKELSFSECLHLTIASSVTAYLLQSTVRGIAKLTKSVWSRTGIANLKFSSKRDGGGTDGGSSRDDGV; this comes from the exons ATGGCTTTACTGCCTGCCCGCCGCCAGTTCTCATCCTG GTCTGCTAGAAATCTTAAAAGAGAACTTCGCGAGCTTATGGCTGAATTCAAGGAATTATCCTTCA GTGAGTGTTTACATCTGACTATAGCGTCAAGTGTTACTGCTTATCTGCTTCAGAG TACTGTGCGTGGTATCGCGAAGCTTACGAAGTCAGTTTGGTCGAG GACTGGCATTGCAAACTTGAAGTTCAGCAGCAAGAG GGATGGCGGTGGCACTGATGGAGGCAGTAGCAGGGATGATGGTGTTTGA
- the LOC140035240 gene encoding uncharacterized protein isoform X1 translates to MAMNLGRNLGKYFTTVGPFSAGFGGSSTARSGGSAGAMALLPARRQFSSWSARNLKRELRELMAEFKELSFSECLHLTIASSVTAYLLQSTVRGIAKLTKSVWSRTGIANLKFSSKRDGGGTDGGSSRDDGV, encoded by the exons ATGGCGATGAATCTTGG gCGGAATTTAGGTAAATATTTTACCACCGTTGGCCCTTTCTCAGCGGGTTTTGGGGGGTCTTCAACCGCGAGGAGCGGTGGAAGTGCAGGAGCTATGGCTTTACTGCCTGCCCGCCGCCAGTTCTCATCCTG GTCTGCTAGAAATCTTAAAAGAGAACTTCGCGAGCTTATGGCTGAATTCAAGGAATTATCCTTCA GTGAGTGTTTACATCTGACTATAGCGTCAAGTGTTACTGCTTATCTGCTTCAGAG TACTGTGCGTGGTATCGCGAAGCTTACGAAGTCAGTTTGGTCGAG GACTGGCATTGCAAACTTGAAGTTCAGCAGCAAGAG GGATGGCGGTGGCACTGATGGAGGCAGTAGCAGGGATGATGGTGTTTGA